The Burkholderia cepacia genome includes a region encoding these proteins:
- the fliF gene encoding flagellar basal-body MS-ring/collar protein FliF has protein sequence MDSQANSLINPDARAGLASPAPGAAAAAALPGAGGAGADFGLGGFAERIPGISRMKGNPKLPFLIAVAFAVAVIAALVLWSRAPDYRVLYSNLSDRDGGAIITALQQANVPYKFADAGGAILVPSNQVHEMRLKLAAMGLPKGGSVGFELMDNQKFGISQFAEQINYQRALEGELQRTIESINAVRGARVHLAIPKPSVFVRDKEAPSASVFVDLYPGRVLDEGQVQAITRMVSSGVPDMPAKNVTIVDQDGNLLTQTASASGLDASQLKYVQQVEHNTQKRIDAILAPIFGTGNARSQVSADLDFSKVEQTSESYGPNGNPQQSAIRSQQTSSATELAQGGASGVPGALSNTPPQPASAPIVAGNGQNAPQTTPVSDRKDQTTNYELDKTIRHLEQPMGSVKRLSVAVVVNYQPVADAKGHVTMQPLPPAKLAQVEQLVKDAMGYDAKRGDSVNVVNSAFSTASDPYADLPWWRQPDMIAMAKEAAKWLGIAAAAAALYFMFVRPAMRRAFPPPEPVAPALAAPEDPVALDGLPAPEKVEEPDALLLGFESEKNRYERNLDYARSIARQDPKIVATVVKNWVSDER, from the coding sequence ATGGATTCGCAGGCCAACTCGCTGATCAACCCAGACGCCCGCGCGGGCCTCGCCAGCCCGGCGCCCGGCGCCGCCGCGGCCGCCGCGTTGCCGGGCGCGGGTGGCGCAGGCGCGGACTTCGGGCTTGGCGGCTTCGCGGAACGCATTCCCGGCATCTCGCGGATGAAGGGCAACCCGAAGCTGCCGTTCCTGATCGCCGTCGCGTTCGCGGTCGCAGTGATCGCCGCGCTCGTGCTGTGGAGCCGCGCGCCCGACTATCGCGTGCTGTACAGCAACCTGTCGGATCGCGACGGCGGCGCGATCATAACCGCGCTCCAGCAGGCAAACGTTCCCTACAAGTTCGCCGATGCCGGCGGCGCGATCCTCGTGCCGTCGAACCAGGTGCATGAAATGCGCCTGAAGCTCGCCGCGATGGGGCTGCCGAAGGGCGGCTCGGTCGGCTTCGAGCTGATGGACAACCAGAAGTTCGGCATCAGCCAGTTCGCCGAACAGATCAACTACCAGCGCGCGCTCGAAGGCGAGCTGCAGCGCACCATCGAATCGATCAACGCCGTGCGCGGCGCGCGCGTGCATCTCGCGATCCCGAAGCCGTCGGTGTTCGTGCGCGACAAGGAAGCGCCGAGCGCGTCGGTGTTCGTCGACCTCTACCCGGGCCGCGTGCTCGACGAGGGCCAGGTGCAGGCGATCACGCGGATGGTGTCGTCCGGCGTGCCCGACATGCCCGCGAAGAACGTGACGATCGTCGACCAGGACGGCAACCTGCTGACCCAGACCGCGTCGGCATCCGGTCTCGACGCGAGCCAGCTCAAATACGTGCAGCAGGTCGAGCACAACACGCAGAAGCGCATCGACGCGATCCTCGCGCCGATCTTCGGCACGGGCAACGCGCGCTCGCAGGTCAGCGCGGATCTCGATTTCTCGAAGGTCGAGCAGACGTCGGAAAGCTACGGCCCGAACGGCAATCCGCAGCAATCCGCGATCCGCAGCCAGCAGACCAGCAGCGCGACCGAGCTCGCGCAGGGCGGCGCGTCGGGCGTGCCGGGCGCGCTGTCGAACACGCCGCCGCAGCCGGCGTCCGCGCCGATCGTCGCCGGCAACGGCCAGAACGCGCCGCAGACGACGCCCGTGAGCGACCGCAAGGACCAGACGACCAACTACGAGCTCGACAAGACGATCCGTCACCTCGAGCAGCCGATGGGCAGCGTGAAGCGGCTGTCGGTCGCGGTCGTCGTCAACTACCAGCCGGTCGCCGACGCGAAGGGCCACGTGACGATGCAGCCGCTGCCGCCGGCGAAACTCGCGCAGGTCGAGCAGCTCGTGAAGGATGCGATGGGCTACGACGCGAAGCGCGGCGACTCGGTGAACGTCGTGAACAGCGCGTTCTCGACCGCGAGCGACCCGTACGCCGACCTGCCGTGGTGGCGCCAGCCCGACATGATCGCGATGGCGAAGGAAGCCGCGAAGTGGCTCGGCATCGCGGCGGCCGCGGCGGCGCTCTACTTCATGTTCGTGCGCCCGGCGATGCGCCGCGCGTTCCCGCCGCCCGAGCCGGTCGCGCCGGCGCTCGCGGCGCCGGAAGATCCGGTCGCGCTCGACGGCCTGCCGGCGCCGGAGAAGGTCGAAGAACCCGACGCGCTGCTGCTCGGCTTCGAAAGCGAAAAGAACCGTTACGAACGCAACCTCGACTACGCGCGCTCGATCGCCCGCCAGGATCCGAAGATCGTCGCCACCGTCGTGAAGAACTGGGTGTCCGATGAACGCTGA
- the fliG gene encoding flagellar motor switch protein FliG: MNAEGLTKSALLLMSIGEEEAAQVFKFLAPREVQKIGAAMAALKNVTREQVEDVLQEFAKEAEQHTALSLDSSDYIRSVLTKALGEDKAGVLIDRILQGSDTSGIEGLKWMDSGAVAELIKNEHPQIIATILVHLDRDQASEIASCFTERLRNDVMLRIATLDGIQPAALRELDDVLTGLLSGSDNLKRSPMGGIRTAAEILNFMTSVHEEGVLESVRQYDADLAQKIVDQMFVFENLLDLEDRAIQMVLKEVESETLIIALKGAPPALRQKFLANMSQRAAELLAEDLDARGPVRVSEVETQQRRILQIVRNLAESGAIAIGGKAEDAYV, translated from the coding sequence ATGAACGCTGAAGGCTTGACCAAGAGCGCGCTGCTGCTGATGTCGATCGGCGAGGAAGAGGCCGCGCAGGTATTCAAGTTCCTCGCGCCGCGCGAGGTCCAGAAGATCGGCGCCGCGATGGCCGCGCTGAAGAACGTCACGCGCGAGCAGGTCGAGGACGTGCTGCAGGAATTCGCGAAGGAAGCGGAGCAGCACACCGCGCTGTCGCTCGATTCGAGCGACTACATCCGCTCGGTGCTGACCAAGGCGCTCGGCGAGGACAAGGCCGGCGTACTGATCGACCGCATCCTGCAGGGCAGCGACACGAGCGGCATCGAGGGCCTGAAGTGGATGGACTCGGGCGCGGTGGCCGAACTGATCAAGAACGAGCATCCGCAGATCATCGCGACGATCCTCGTGCACCTCGACCGCGACCAGGCATCCGAGATCGCGTCGTGCTTCACCGAACGCCTGCGTAACGACGTGATGCTGCGGATCGCGACGCTCGACGGCATCCAGCCGGCCGCGCTGCGCGAACTCGACGACGTGCTGACGGGCCTGCTGTCCGGCAGCGACAACCTGAAGCGCAGCCCGATGGGCGGCATCCGCACCGCGGCCGAGATCCTGAACTTCATGACGAGCGTGCACGAGGAGGGCGTGCTCGAAAGCGTGCGCCAGTACGACGCCGATCTCGCGCAGAAGATCGTCGACCAGATGTTCGTGTTCGAGAACCTGCTCGACCTCGAGGACCGCGCGATCCAGATGGTGCTCAAGGAAGTCGAGTCGGAAACGCTGATCATCGCGCTGAAGGGCGCGCCGCCCGCGCTGCGCCAGAAGTTCCTCGCGAACATGTCGCAGCGCGCGGCCGAACTGCTCGCCGAGGATCTCGACGCGCGCGGCCCGGTGCGCGTGTCCGAAGTCGAGACGCAGCAGCGCCGCATCCTGCAGATCGTTCGCAACCTGGCCGAGAGCGGCGCGATCGCGATCGGCGGCAAGGCGGAAGACGCGTATGTCTGA
- the fliH gene encoding flagellar assembly protein FliH codes for MSDSASDRAGTLTAYQRWEMASFDPPPPPPPPDDAAAAAAALAEDLQRVRDAAHAEGHAAGHVEGQALGYQAGFEQGREQGFEAGQADAREQAAQLAALAASFREAVSSVEHDLAADIAQLALDIAQQVVRQHVKHDPAALVAAVRDVLAAEPALSGAPHLAVNPADLPVVEAYLQDDLDALGWNVRTDASIERGGCRAHAATGEVDATLPTRWQRVAAAIGKVSTW; via the coding sequence ATGTCTGATTCGGCGAGCGATCGCGCGGGCACCCTCACCGCCTACCAGCGGTGGGAGATGGCGTCGTTCGACCCGCCGCCGCCCCCGCCGCCGCCCGACGACGCGGCAGCGGCCGCCGCCGCGCTCGCCGAGGACCTGCAACGCGTGCGCGACGCCGCGCACGCCGAAGGCCATGCGGCCGGCCACGTCGAAGGTCAGGCGCTCGGCTACCAGGCCGGTTTCGAGCAAGGCCGCGAACAGGGGTTCGAAGCCGGCCAGGCCGACGCGCGCGAACAGGCCGCGCAGCTCGCGGCGCTCGCCGCGTCGTTCCGCGAAGCCGTGTCGAGCGTCGAGCACGATCTTGCCGCCGACATCGCGCAGCTCGCGCTCGACATCGCGCAACAGGTCGTGCGCCAGCACGTGAAGCACGACCCGGCCGCGCTCGTCGCGGCCGTGCGCGACGTGCTCGCGGCCGAACCCGCGCTGTCCGGCGCGCCGCATCTCGCGGTGAATCCGGCCGACCTGCCCGTCGTCGAAGCCTATCTGCAGGACGATCTCGATGCGCTCGGCTGGAACGTGCGCACCGACGCGTCGATCGAGCGCGGCGGCTGCCGCGCGCACGCCGCGACCGGCGAGGTCGACGCGACGCTGCCCACGCGCTGGCAGCGCGTCGCCGCCGCGATCGGCAAGGTGAGCACGTGGTGA
- the fliI gene encoding flagellar protein export ATPase FliI, whose amino-acid sequence MVTRPPEALAHDGLTPLERELALASFGPDAPHEPAPPPAAADTAPRAPHNPHLAHWRTHLNGLAARSRRALPLRPCGRLTRAAGLVLEAIGLRLSVGAECTIELPPGSTLPHAEAEVVGFAGDRLFLMPTTDVAGVLPGARVWPRETAPVADPLAGAKRLPVGWEMLGRVVDASGRPLDGLGPLASKVDAPLSAPSINPLEREPIHHVLDVGVRAINALLTVGRGQRMGLFAGSGVGKSVLLGTMARYTSAEVIVIGLIGERGREVKEFIEQILGEDGLARSVVVAAPADVSPLLRMQGAAYATSLAEYFRDQGKHVLLLMDSLTRYAMAQREIALAIGEPPATKGYPPSVFAKLPALVERTGNGPEGGGSITAFYTVLTEGDDQQDPIADSARAILDGHVVLSRALAEAGHYPAIDIEASISRAMTALIDETHLDHVRQFKQMLSRYQRNRDLIAVGAYAPGRDAQLDRAIALYPRIEAFLQQGFRECAPFASSLAGLDALFTHGG is encoded by the coding sequence GTGGTGACGCGGCCGCCCGAAGCGCTCGCGCACGACGGCCTGACGCCGCTCGAACGCGAGCTCGCGCTCGCGTCGTTCGGCCCCGACGCCCCGCACGAGCCCGCGCCGCCCCCCGCGGCCGCCGACACCGCGCCGCGCGCACCGCACAACCCGCATCTCGCGCACTGGCGCACGCACCTGAACGGCCTCGCCGCGCGCAGCCGCCGCGCGCTGCCGCTGCGCCCGTGCGGACGCCTGACGCGCGCGGCCGGCCTCGTGCTCGAGGCGATCGGGCTGCGCCTGTCGGTCGGTGCCGAATGCACGATCGAACTGCCGCCCGGCAGCACGCTGCCGCACGCGGAAGCGGAAGTCGTCGGCTTCGCCGGCGACCGCCTGTTCCTGATGCCGACCACCGACGTCGCCGGCGTGCTGCCCGGTGCGCGCGTCTGGCCCCGCGAAACCGCGCCGGTGGCCGATCCGCTCGCGGGCGCGAAGCGTTTGCCGGTCGGCTGGGAGATGCTCGGGCGCGTCGTCGACGCGTCGGGCCGCCCGCTCGACGGCCTCGGCCCGCTCGCGTCGAAGGTCGACGCGCCGCTGTCGGCGCCGTCGATCAACCCGCTCGAGCGCGAACCGATCCACCACGTGCTCGATGTCGGCGTGCGTGCGATCAACGCGCTGCTCACCGTCGGCCGCGGCCAGCGGATGGGCCTGTTCGCCGGCTCCGGCGTCGGCAAGTCGGTGCTGCTCGGCACGATGGCGCGCTACACGAGCGCGGAAGTGATCGTGATCGGGCTGATCGGCGAACGCGGCCGCGAAGTGAAGGAGTTCATCGAACAGATCCTCGGCGAGGACGGGCTCGCGCGCTCGGTCGTCGTCGCGGCGCCGGCCGACGTATCGCCGCTGCTGCGGATGCAGGGCGCGGCCTATGCGACGTCGCTGGCCGAGTATTTCCGCGACCAGGGCAAGCACGTGCTGCTGCTGATGGATTCGCTGACGCGCTACGCGATGGCGCAGCGCGAGATCGCGCTCGCGATCGGCGAGCCGCCCGCGACCAAGGGTTACCCGCCGTCGGTGTTCGCGAAGCTGCCGGCGCTCGTCGAGCGCACCGGCAACGGGCCGGAGGGCGGCGGCTCGATCACCGCGTTCTACACGGTGCTGACCGAAGGCGACGACCAGCAGGACCCGATCGCCGATTCGGCGCGCGCGATCCTCGACGGCCACGTCGTGCTGTCGCGTGCGCTCGCCGAAGCCGGCCACTATCCGGCGATCGACATCGAGGCGTCGATCAGCCGCGCGATGACCGCGCTGATCGACGAAACGCATCTCGACCACGTCCGGCAGTTCAAGCAGATGCTGTCGCGCTACCAGCGCAATCGCGACCTGATCGCGGTCGGCGCGTACGCGCCCGGCCGCGACGCGCAGCTCGATCGCGCGATCGCGCTCTATCCGCGCATCGAGGCATTCCTGCAGCAGGGCTTTCGCGAATGCGCGCCGTTCGCGTCGAGCCTCGCCGGGCTCGATGCGCTGTTCACCCACGGAGGCTGA
- a CDS encoding flagellar hook-length control protein FliK: protein MPPLPLLGALIDTAGSALKAGRKAAAADASAPANAADAAGSPLPFAQTLKQSVASQRTSSAQADASSTPTLPSTSSSAPSTVAGNAKPSGSSDDKARDDATAAVNPDAAALAAAAVQAQLQARPDGTPAAADAPSTDPLSRAGDAASAALAAAANATKGDAQAAAATDEPATSRDVLHAALAKLTGDANAAATPSTGAATGTAAQPALSTAAAVPATPKAPTFDKTLTDAKGALAAQQGQAQPSPTQPVQADAVKPDAAHALAATQDAAAPAGAALAAATAAAQANAPVAAAANGIAAANAHVLAPHVGTPDWTDALSQKVVFLSNAHQQSAELTLNPPDLGPLQVVLRVADNHAHALFVSQHAQVRDAVEAALPKLREAMESGGLGLGSATVSDGGFASQQQNPQPSFAGGQSARRGGGAPSGADATLDAAQPAATVATASRAGLVDTFA, encoded by the coding sequence ATGCCTCCCCTGCCCCTGCTCGGCGCACTGATCGATACGGCCGGCTCCGCCCTCAAGGCCGGCCGCAAGGCGGCCGCCGCGGACGCGTCCGCGCCCGCCAATGCGGCCGACGCCGCCGGTTCGCCGCTGCCGTTCGCGCAGACGCTGAAGCAAAGCGTCGCGTCGCAGCGCACGTCGTCGGCGCAGGCCGATGCGTCGTCGACGCCGACGTTGCCTTCGACGTCATCGAGCGCGCCGTCGACCGTCGCCGGCAACGCGAAGCCGTCCGGCTCGTCCGACGACAAGGCCCGCGACGACGCCACCGCGGCCGTCAACCCCGATGCGGCCGCACTCGCCGCCGCGGCCGTGCAGGCGCAACTGCAGGCGCGTCCCGACGGCACGCCTGCCGCGGCCGACGCGCCGTCCACCGACCCGCTGTCGCGCGCCGGCGACGCGGCGTCGGCCGCCCTCGCGGCGGCCGCGAACGCGACGAAGGGCGACGCGCAGGCAGCAGCCGCGACCGACGAACCGGCGACGAGCCGCGACGTGCTGCATGCCGCGCTCGCGAAGCTGACCGGCGACGCGAACGCCGCCGCGACGCCGTCCACGGGCGCGGCCACGGGTACGGCCGCGCAGCCGGCCCTGTCGACCGCGGCCGCCGTGCCGGCGACGCCGAAAGCACCGACGTTCGACAAGACGCTGACCGACGCGAAGGGCGCGCTCGCCGCGCAACAGGGGCAGGCGCAGCCGTCGCCCACGCAGCCGGTCCAGGCCGATGCGGTCAAGCCCGATGCGGCCCATGCGCTCGCGGCGACGCAGGACGCCGCCGCTCCGGCCGGTGCGGCGCTGGCTGCCGCGACGGCCGCCGCGCAAGCGAACGCGCCGGTGGCGGCGGCCGCGAACGGCATCGCCGCCGCGAACGCGCACGTGCTCGCCCCGCACGTCGGCACGCCGGACTGGACGGACGCGCTGAGCCAGAAGGTCGTGTTCCTGTCGAATGCGCACCAGCAGAGCGCCGAGCTGACACTCAATCCGCCCGATCTCGGGCCGCTGCAGGTCGTGCTGCGTGTCGCGGACAATCACGCGCACGCGCTGTTCGTGTCGCAGCACGCGCAGGTGCGCGACGCGGTCGAAGCCGCGCTGCCGAAGCTGCGCGAAGCGATGGAATCGGGCGGGCTCGGCCTGGGCAGCGCGACCGTCAGCGACGGCGGCTTCGCTTCGCAGCAGCAGAACCCGCAACCGTCCTTCGCCGGCGGGCAGTCGGCGCGGCGCGGCGGCGGCGCACCGTCAGGCGCCGATGCGACGCTCGACGCCGCGCAACCCGCGGCGACGGTCGCGACCGCAAGCCGCGCCGGCCTCGTCGATACGTTTGCCTGA
- a CDS encoding GMC family oxidoreductase has protein sequence MQYDYIIVGGGSGGSSLAGRLADACPDATIALIEAGSHTERNLLVNMPVGIAALVPFKLGTNYGYETVPQPGLGGRRGYQPRGRGMGGSSAINAMIYTRGHPGDYDEWAQLGATGWGWQDVLPYFRRAEGNERGADAWHGADGPLSVSDLRFRNPFSERFIQAAHAAGYPLNDDFNGATQEGVGFYQVTHRDGSRCSVARAYIYGRDRPNLHVITDATVLRVTFDGKRAAGVAVARNGRVETLDARAEVILSAGAFNSPQLLMCSGIGPAEQLRRHGIAVVQDAPDVGTNLIDHIDFIINTRVNSSELVGVCLRGIAKMTPALARYFSSRTGMMTSNVAEAGGFIKSDPSLERPDLQLHFCTALVDDHNRKMHWGFGYSLHVCALRPFSRGTVTLASGDARDAPLIDPRFFSDARDIDLLVRGTQAMRRILSQAPLASQGGRELYTRADQSEAELRKTIVEHADTIYHPVGTCRMGSDARAVVDPQLRVRGVEGLRVVDASVMPTLVGGNTNAPSVMIGERAADFIVAARRAGAPHAAAAVHGR, from the coding sequence ATGCAATACGACTACATCATCGTCGGCGGCGGATCGGGCGGATCGAGCCTGGCAGGCCGTCTCGCCGATGCCTGCCCCGACGCGACGATCGCGCTGATCGAGGCCGGCTCCCACACGGAGCGCAACCTGCTGGTCAACATGCCGGTCGGCATCGCGGCGCTGGTGCCGTTCAAGCTCGGCACGAACTACGGCTACGAGACGGTGCCGCAGCCGGGCCTCGGCGGGCGGCGCGGCTACCAGCCGCGCGGGCGCGGGATGGGCGGCTCGAGCGCGATCAACGCGATGATCTACACGCGCGGCCACCCGGGCGACTACGACGAATGGGCGCAGCTCGGCGCGACAGGCTGGGGCTGGCAGGACGTGCTGCCGTATTTTCGACGCGCGGAAGGCAACGAACGCGGCGCCGATGCGTGGCACGGCGCGGACGGCCCGCTGTCGGTGTCGGATCTGCGCTTTCGCAATCCGTTCTCCGAACGATTCATCCAGGCCGCGCATGCGGCCGGCTATCCGCTGAACGACGACTTCAACGGCGCGACGCAGGAAGGCGTCGGCTTCTATCAGGTCACGCACCGCGACGGCTCGCGCTGCAGCGTTGCGCGTGCGTACATCTACGGGCGCGACCGGCCGAACCTGCACGTGATCACCGATGCGACGGTGCTGCGCGTCACGTTCGACGGCAAGCGCGCGGCCGGCGTCGCGGTCGCGCGCAACGGGCGCGTCGAGACGCTCGACGCGCGCGCGGAAGTGATCCTGTCGGCCGGCGCGTTCAATTCGCCGCAACTGCTGATGTGTTCGGGGATCGGCCCGGCCGAGCAACTGCGCCGGCACGGGATCGCCGTCGTGCAGGATGCGCCGGACGTCGGCACGAACCTGATCGACCATATCGACTTCATCATCAACACGCGCGTGAATTCATCGGAACTGGTCGGCGTGTGCCTGCGCGGGATCGCGAAGATGACGCCCGCGCTCGCGCGCTATTTCTCGAGCCGCACCGGGATGATGACGAGCAACGTCGCGGAGGCCGGCGGCTTCATCAAGAGCGATCCGTCGCTCGAGCGCCCCGACCTGCAGCTGCATTTCTGCACGGCGCTCGTGGACGACCACAACCGCAAGATGCACTGGGGCTTCGGCTATTCGCTGCACGTGTGCGCGCTGCGGCCGTTCAGCCGCGGCACGGTGACGCTCGCGAGCGGCGATGCGCGTGACGCACCGCTGATCGATCCGCGCTTCTTCAGCGATGCGCGCGATATCGACCTGCTCGTGCGGGGCACGCAGGCGATGCGCAGGATCCTGTCGCAGGCACCGCTCGCGTCGCAGGGCGGGCGCGAGCTGTACACGCGGGCGGACCAGAGCGAAGCGGAGCTGCGCAAGACGATCGTCGAGCATGCCGACACGATCTACCACCCGGTCGGCACCTGCCGGATGGGGTCGGACGCGCGCGCGGTCGTCGATCCGCAACTGCGCGTGCGCGGCGTCGAAGGATTGCGCGTGGTGGATGCGTCGGTGATGCCGACGCTGGTCGGCGGGAACACGAATGCGCCGTCGGTGATGATCGGCGAACGCGCGGCGGACTTCATCGTCGCGGCGCGCCGGGCGGGCGCGCCGCACGCGGCTGCGGCGGTGCACGGCCGCTGA
- a CDS encoding coniferyl aldehyde dehydrogenase, with protein MKNDLPEFAALTSLLRDQRAAYLRAPYPAWETRAQHLRALRTMLLDHADALAEAISADFGHRAKQEVLLSEIWMAKEEIDDALRHGKRWMKPIRKPMNKWLRPARAKVIPQPLGVVGIVVPWNYPVLLAAGPLICALAAGNRAIIKMSELTPRTSALFEQLVAKTFTRDHVAVVNGDAEVGAAFSGLPFDHLLFTGSTHVGRHVMRAAADNLTPVTLELGGKSPAIVGPNARFDAAVDAIVAGKTLNAGQTCIAPDYVLLPRGMEAAFIERARARFAKMYPDLSANGDYTTIVTPRHYARLQQLASDAQAAGAQLHPLSDAQSDPASRRFVPCAVTQVPAASQLMQEEIFGPLLPLVPYERLDEAIAYVNARPRPLALYLFDEDGGTIDRVMRETISGGVSINETLMHIACGSLPFGGVGASGMGAYHGYDGFVTFSKMKPVLTQARLNARNLLAPPYGKRFAALIKLMLKF; from the coding sequence ATGAAGAACGACCTGCCCGAATTCGCCGCGCTGACGTCGCTGCTACGCGACCAGCGCGCGGCCTACCTGCGCGCACCGTACCCCGCATGGGAAACGCGCGCGCAGCACCTGCGCGCGCTGCGCACGATGCTGCTCGACCACGCGGACGCGCTCGCCGAAGCGATCAGCGCCGATTTCGGTCATCGCGCGAAGCAGGAAGTGCTGCTGTCGGAAATCTGGATGGCGAAGGAAGAGATCGACGACGCGCTCAGGCACGGCAAGCGCTGGATGAAACCGATCCGCAAGCCGATGAACAAGTGGCTGCGCCCGGCGCGCGCGAAGGTGATTCCGCAGCCGCTCGGCGTGGTCGGCATCGTCGTGCCGTGGAACTACCCGGTGCTGCTCGCGGCCGGCCCGCTGATCTGCGCGCTCGCGGCCGGCAACCGCGCGATCATCAAGATGTCCGAACTGACGCCGCGCACGTCGGCGCTGTTCGAGCAGCTCGTTGCGAAGACCTTCACGCGCGACCACGTCGCGGTCGTGAACGGCGATGCGGAGGTAGGCGCCGCATTCAGCGGCCTGCCGTTCGATCATCTGCTGTTCACCGGTTCGACGCACGTCGGCCGCCACGTGATGCGCGCGGCCGCCGACAACCTCACGCCCGTCACGCTCGAACTCGGCGGCAAGTCGCCGGCGATCGTCGGGCCGAATGCGCGCTTCGATGCGGCCGTCGACGCGATCGTCGCGGGCAAGACGCTGAACGCGGGCCAGACCTGCATCGCGCCCGACTACGTGCTGCTGCCGCGCGGGATGGAGGCCGCGTTCATCGAGCGCGCACGGGCACGGTTCGCGAAGATGTACCCCGACCTGTCGGCCAACGGCGACTACACGACGATCGTAACGCCGCGCCACTACGCCCGGCTGCAGCAACTGGCCAGCGACGCGCAGGCGGCCGGCGCGCAGCTGCATCCGCTGTCCGACGCGCAATCCGATCCTGCATCGCGCCGCTTCGTGCCGTGCGCGGTCACGCAGGTGCCGGCGGCGTCGCAGCTGATGCAGGAGGAAATCTTCGGGCCGCTGCTGCCGCTCGTGCCGTACGAGCGGCTCGACGAAGCGATCGCCTACGTGAACGCGCGCCCGCGTCCGCTCGCGCTCTACCTGTTCGACGAGGACGGCGGCACGATCGACCGCGTGATGCGCGAAACGATCTCGGGCGGCGTGTCGATCAACGAAACGCTGATGCACATCGCGTGCGGCAGCCTGCCGTTCGGCGGTGTCGGCGCGAGCGGCATGGGCGCCTATCACGGCTACGACGGCTTCGTGACGTTCTCGAAAATGAAGCCGGTGCTCACGCAGGCGCGCCTGAACGCGCGCAACCTGCTCGCGCCGCCGTACGGCAAGCGCTTCGCCGCGCTGATCAAGCTGATGCTGAAGTTTTGA
- a CDS encoding serine/threonine protein kinase has product MRGMNEVTPAPSAPAGPPFAGLTPECVLDALDSVLMPAGLRTDGRLLALNSYENRVYQVGIEDGPPVVAKFYRPARWSDEAILEEHAFVAELAAREIPAVPARAFDGRTLHAFDGFRFSIFERRGGRAPDLDRSDTLEWLGRFIGRIHAVGATQPYVARPVLDIGTFGYEPRDYLLAHDFIPDDVRPAYETAVTLALEGVEAAFERAGEIRLLRTHGDCHPSNVLWTDAGPHFVDFDDSRMAPAIQDLWLLLPGDREGASRALADLLAGYEDFCEFEPRELHLVEALRTLRLIHYAAWLARRWDDPAFPAAFPWFNTHRYWEARVLELREQIGAMQEGPLWPV; this is encoded by the coding sequence ATGCGGGGCATGAACGAAGTCACTCCCGCTCCTTCCGCCCCGGCCGGCCCGCCGTTCGCCGGACTCACGCCCGAGTGCGTGCTCGACGCGCTCGACAGCGTGCTGATGCCGGCCGGCCTGCGCACCGACGGGCGCCTGCTCGCGCTCAACAGCTACGAAAACCGCGTGTATCAGGTGGGCATCGAAGACGGCCCGCCGGTCGTCGCGAAGTTCTACCGTCCGGCCCGCTGGTCGGACGAAGCGATCCTCGAAGAGCATGCGTTCGTCGCCGAACTCGCCGCGCGCGAGATTCCGGCGGTGCCCGCGCGTGCATTCGACGGCCGCACGCTGCACGCGTTCGACGGTTTCCGCTTCTCGATCTTCGAGCGGCGCGGCGGCCGCGCGCCCGATCTCGACCGCAGCGACACGCTCGAATGGCTCGGCCGCTTCATCGGCCGGATCCATGCGGTCGGCGCGACGCAGCCGTATGTCGCGCGTCCCGTGCTCGATATCGGTACGTTCGGCTACGAGCCGCGCGACTACCTGCTCGCGCACGATTTCATTCCGGATGACGTACGACCGGCCTACGAAACGGCCGTGACGCTCGCGCTCGAAGGTGTCGAGGCCGCGTTCGAGCGGGCGGGCGAGATCCGCCTGCTGCGCACGCACGGCGACTGCCATCCGAGCAACGTGCTGTGGACCGATGCGGGCCCGCACTTCGTCGACTTCGACGACAGCCGGATGGCGCCCGCGATCCAGGATCTGTGGCTGTTGTTGCCGGGCGATCGCGAAGGCGCGTCGCGTGCGCTGGCTGACCTGCTGGCCGGCTACGAGGATTTCTGCGAATTCGAGCCGCGCGAGTTGCATCTCGTCGAAGCGCTGCGCACGCTGCGGCTGATCCACTACGCGGCATGGCTCGCGCGACGCTGGGACGATCCCGCCTTCCCCGCCGCGTTCCCGTGGTTCAACACGCACCGCTACTGGGAAGCACGCGTGCTCGAGCTGCGTGAGCAGATCGGCGCGATGCAGGAAGGGCCGCTCTGGCCCGTGTGA